One genomic segment of Streptomyces sp. TLI_146 includes these proteins:
- a CDS encoding alpha-hydroxy-acid oxidizing protein produces MSQPFGFYQNEIFFEGLGGVVPRFPFAYEELESRAEAALGPSLWSYVAGGAGDERTQRANASAFERWGLYPRMFVGAARRDLSVELFGMTWPSPLFMAPIGVIGLCAQDGHGDLATARAAARTGVPMVASTLTVDPLEEVAAEFGSTPGFFQLYTPTDRELAESLVRRAEKAGFKAIVVTLDTWVTGWRPRDLSTANFPQLRGHCLANYTSDPVFRATLDRTPEEDPRAAAMRWAQVFGNPLTWDDLPWLRSLTQLPLIVKGICHPEDVRRAKDGGVDGIYCSNHGGRQANGGLPALDALPGVVEAADGLPVLFDSGVRTGTDIVKAVALGATAVGVGRPYAYGLSIGGTDGVVHVLRSLLAEADLLMAVDGYPTLADLTPESLRRVL; encoded by the coding sequence ATGAGCCAGCCATTCGGTTTCTACCAGAACGAGATCTTCTTCGAGGGGCTCGGCGGTGTCGTGCCGCGCTTCCCCTTCGCATACGAGGAGCTGGAGTCCCGCGCCGAGGCCGCGCTGGGGCCTTCGCTGTGGTCGTACGTGGCGGGCGGCGCGGGGGACGAGCGCACCCAGCGGGCCAACGCGTCGGCCTTCGAGCGCTGGGGGCTCTACCCGAGGATGTTCGTCGGGGCCGCGCGGCGCGACCTGTCCGTCGAGCTGTTCGGGATGACCTGGCCGTCGCCGCTGTTCATGGCGCCGATCGGGGTCATCGGGCTGTGCGCCCAGGACGGGCACGGCGATCTGGCGACGGCCAGGGCGGCCGCCCGCACCGGCGTCCCGATGGTCGCCTCGACGCTGACCGTCGACCCCCTGGAGGAGGTCGCCGCCGAGTTCGGCTCCACGCCGGGCTTCTTCCAGCTGTACACCCCCACCGACCGCGAGCTGGCCGAGAGCCTGGTGCGCCGGGCCGAGAAGGCGGGGTTCAAGGCCATCGTCGTCACTCTCGACACCTGGGTCACGGGGTGGCGCCCGCGCGATCTGAGCACCGCCAACTTCCCCCAGCTGCGGGGCCACTGCCTGGCCAACTACACCAGCGACCCGGTCTTCCGGGCCACCCTCGACCGAACCCCCGAGGAGGATCCGCGGGCCGCCGCCATGCGCTGGGCGCAGGTCTTCGGCAACCCCCTCACCTGGGACGACCTGCCCTGGCTGCGCTCGCTCACCCAGCTGCCGCTGATCGTGAAGGGCATCTGCCACCCCGAGGACGTCCGGCGCGCCAAGGACGGCGGCGTGGACGGGATCTACTGCTCCAACCACGGCGGCCGCCAGGCCAACGGCGGGCTGCCCGCCCTGGACGCGCTGCCCGGCGTGGTCGAGGCGGCCGACGGCCTGCCCGTGCTGTTCGACTCCGGCGTCCGCACCGGGACGGACATCGTGAAGGCCGTGGCCCTGGGCGCCACGGCCGTCGGCGTCGGCCGCCCCTACGCGTACGGACTCTCCATCGGCGGTACGGACGGTGTCGTCCACGTGCTGCGCTCGCTGCTCGCCGAGGCGGATCTGCTGATGGCGGTGGACGGCTATCCGACGCTCGCCGACCTCACGCCCGAATCCCTTCGGCGCGTCCTCTGA
- a CDS encoding AfsR/SARP family transcriptional regulator has product MTCGDVDLTPAPPKIAKLLALLTIRAGETVPGDKLMAELWEQHPPRCAAASLRVYVSQLRKLLGTPGRASPIVTVSPGYILDVSPNQLDVRNFERLYESGRARYLAADYLAASECLRNALAMWRGPVLDGMSGSSEISSFAAVEEEKRLNCIELNIESALALGRHHAVIEELKGLVVQHPLREPFYRQLMAALYRVGRQGDALGVYRSARQVIREELGVEPGPPLRLTQEAILRADPARLEAVGVTASAR; this is encoded by the coding sequence GTGACCTGCGGCGACGTCGATCTGACGCCCGCGCCACCGAAGATCGCCAAGCTGCTCGCTCTGCTGACGATCCGGGCAGGGGAGACCGTACCGGGCGACAAACTCATGGCGGAGCTCTGGGAACAGCATCCGCCGCGGTGTGCGGCGGCGAGCCTGCGGGTGTATGTGTCGCAGCTGCGCAAGCTGCTCGGCACACCCGGCCGGGCGTCGCCGATCGTCACTGTTTCCCCGGGTTACATTCTCGACGTCAGCCCGAACCAACTCGATGTCCGGAACTTCGAGAGGCTGTATGAAAGCGGTCGGGCCCGTTACCTGGCGGCCGACTACCTGGCCGCGTCCGAGTGTCTGAGAAATGCCCTCGCCATGTGGCGGGGGCCGGTTCTGGACGGCATGTCGGGGTCTTCGGAGATCAGCTCGTTCGCCGCCGTGGAGGAGGAAAAACGGCTGAATTGCATCGAGCTGAATATTGAATCCGCCCTGGCGCTCGGCCGCCATCACGCCGTGATAGAGGAGCTCAAGGGACTCGTCGTCCAGCACCCGCTGCGGGAGCCCTTCTACCGCCAGCTGATGGCCGCCCTGTACCGGGTGGGCCGCCAGGGCGACGCCCTGGGCGTCTACCGCAGCGCGCGCCAGGTCATCCGGGAGGAGCTGGGCGTCGAACCGGGCCCGCCGCTGCGGCTGACCCAGGAAGCCATCCTGCGGGCCGATCCGGCCAGGCTGGAAGCGGTCGGCGTGACGGCGTCGGCGCGCTGA